The bacterium genomic interval GCGCTATCTGGATCAAAGTCATTGGGACGGAAAGTAGCGAACAACAGATACAGATTGTTCTCGGCATCCAGGCCGGCGGAGGGCTGGCACACAACGTTGCCATCAACGTTGTGCTGATCGAATGCCCCCAGGTTGCCAGAAAACAGACCGATTTCCTGATCCGAACCCGGAATGTCATTGAAATCGACGACTTCGGCGATACCCGTGGCGGCACTCCAATGGTAGATGCCGGCCGTTCCGCTTTCGTAGAGATCAATGGCGGTGCCGGCCGAGTCCGGCAGACCAGTGAAGCTCTCCCAAAAAATGTGGAGATTGCCGTTGTTGTCATAAATCACATCGCAAGAACCGGCCGGCAAATCCGCCGAGGTGCCGGGGGGCAAGGTTGTCGGGTTGTTGGTCAGGTTCTGGTAGGCCCAGGTCGTGGCATTGTCAGAGCTGGTCCACAAGTGAATGTCCGCTCCGGTCTCAGCCACAACCACCGCAACATTATCGCCCTGGCTGGCCATGTCTTGATCATCCGCACTAAAGCCGGGTTTGCGGGTGCTGGTGTCCGGCCAAAGGTATTGGAAGGACCAAGTAGCGCCTTCATCGCGGGACACGGCGATGCTCTTGACCAGGGCCACGCCATTGATCGTGGCGTTGGTGGTGGAGCAGACAATGATATTGTCCTTGCCGTCCACTGTCAAGCGCGGCCATTGGTCAGCCGCTGCGCCGATATTGCCGGTGATGCTGCTGGTCCAAATGCCGAGGCCTTTGAGCGCGTCGATGTTGACCTCGTTGGCAACGTGCGAAAGCGTAACGCTGCGGCCATCCGCCAGCGCCGCAATGCTGGACCAGCCGCGGCGCACCTGCTCGACTTTCGTCATCGGCGACCAGGTGGTGCCGTCAAAATAGGAAAAATAGGTACCCCGGTCGGTCGCGGCGGCGTCAGTCGCGCCCATGCGACCCACCGCGAGGGTGCCGTCGCCATAGTCGACGAGGTTATTCAACACGCCGCCATTGGAACCATAGTCATACGTGGTTTCCATCAAAAACGCGCCCGGCCCAATGGCATTGGTCTTGTGCAAGACTCGCCCAGTCTGGACCGCCGGGATCGGTTCATCGCCGCGAATCATTTGCTGCCGCTTGGCCTTGTCGATTTTGTGCAGTTCTTGCTTGGCGCCCGTGCCAGCAAACGCTGCCGCGGCAAAGCACAAACACAGCATAGCGGTAAAAAGTTTACGCATGGGTACTACCCTCCACAGATTGATTGGTGGATGATGTGAGTTGTAATTGTGGCCGAAATGCAAAAGCCGATGCTCATCTCAGAGGACAGCATCACCTCCCTTCAGGAATCGAGGTGCGGGAGGGATCGGAGCAATTCGACTGCCGGCCCGGTTCGCGACGCCGGGCCGCTTCCGCTTGGGATTGAGGCGTGAACAACGATTGGCAATTGCTGGTGAGGAAATCCGTCAAGCAATGTCGCGCGCGGTCCTGCCAGCTTGCCGGTCATCTCTCTTTGAAGAGGTTGCCGAAAATAAACACTCTTTTCTACTTTGTCCAGCAGTTTCTTCGGGCGGCGGGATAAATCTTGAAGTGCAAAAAAGGGAAGGCCGCCGGGCGGCCTTCCCTCTGCAGCGCACTTCCGGGCGCAACAATTCTCTGATCACGTCGCTTCTGCCAAAGCCTGCCTTGAAAGGCCCATCGTAGCCCTGCGCCCTGGCGGGGCATTGGCATGGCACTGCACAGCTTTCCAGGACAGCCGCCCACAAGGGGCGGGGGCTACGATCATTGCCACGACAGCCGCCTACGAGGGGCGGGGGCTACGAGGCTCGCCAACACCACTGCGCAAAGATCAGATCTCGCCGAAATCAGACAGAATCTTGCGCGCCGCAGCCTCGGCATCACTGGTATTCAAGTGGTAGAGCGGGAAGCCGAACACCGCCGTCCGGAAGCTGGTGCCGATGTACTTCACGCCGACGATTGCGCCCTGCCAATCCTGATTGCCACTGGCGGAATTGAACGTATAGATCGCCTCGGCACCTTCCCGCAGCGTGAATGCATCGATGGGTGAAAGGCCGGGACGATTCGGAATCGGGTTTTTCGCCAGATCGACGTTGATGTTGGGATAGCCCGCCTGGCCGGTGGCGCCATTGAAGTCGAACAAGTTGCCCGGCGTCTGGCGCGTGGAAGCAATCCTGAGATAGTTCCACACAAAAGCATAGGAGGCCAGTGCCGCAGGCTGCGTGGGATCGAAAGTGGCGACCGGCGTGGTGGTGGCAATCTGGTTGATATGACGCCAGCCGGTCATCCAGAGTTTGCCGCCCACGGTGAGATAGTCGCCCAGAAGCTGAATCTGGCGCGGGATGTTCGTCGCGGTGGCTTCGTCACTTTGCCAGATGACGGTGGAATAGTTGCCAAAGCCCTTCTTGGGGGTGGGTGCGCCCTGGGTGAGATAATCCCACAGGGTGAAACGCGCGCCCGCCGCAGTGAGCACCTGCGAATAGAAATTGTCGACATTGGTGTCGCCGGTGGCCGGCGGCCGGCCGGCCAACTGGCCGTTGCCGTCATCCACCACCAGCACGCCGGCACTCAGAGTCGCAGCCACAATGTCATAGCGATACAGCGCGATGTCACTGAGCTTGCCGGCGAGATCACGGTGTTGCACTTCGAACGTGTGCGTGCCCGGCGTGACGTTGGTCAAGTCTAGTGTGGAAACCGCGGTCGAGAATTCCGTCCACGCGCCGCCGTCAATGCGATAGCGGCTGCCGGTGGAAGCGCCGCCGGCGTAGTTGAACGTCGGCGCCCAACTGAACGATACGGTGTTGCCGGTGGCGAGCGAGAAGGCGGAGCTGTCTGGATAGAACGCCGCGCCGTTCTTCAACGCGCTCAACACCACGCCCGGCTTGACCGTGGCCGAGGCCACAAACCGGAATTCCGCCGGCGACTCGTCGACAGCCAGCGCATTGTCACGCGCCTGCGCAAAGAAAGTATGCGCGCCTTCCGGCAACAGGCCAAATGGCGAGGTCAGGCTGAACTCAAATACCGGATTCGACTGCCATGCCGACCACTGGCCGCCCGCATCGATCTTGTAGCGATAGGTGTACTCCGGCCCGTTGTCCGGGTCATCCACTGCCACGGCGGTGAAAACCGCGCCCTGGCCAAAGGTCGCGCCCTGGCTGGGGTTGCCCACCACTTGAATCTCGGTGTTGGGCACGACGTTGGTCGCCGTAAACGTCAGCGTTGCCGGGGTGGGGTCGTTGGCGCCGTCGTTGTCACGCGCGGCCACGGACACGCTGTGCTGCTCATCCTGGTTGGCGGCGGTAAAGCGAAAGGTGGAATCGGTCGAGGTCGTGAAGACGGTGTTGCCATCCACTGTAACCGTATAGCCCTTCACCACACCGTCTTGATCCTTGCCGTTCCAGGAGATGGTGACAAAGTAGCTGTTGGTGCTGCCGGATTTCGGCCCGGAGGTGATCTCAGTGTCCGGCGGCTCGTTGGTCTTGAGCGTGTAGTCGCCGGGATCGACCAAGCCGCATCCTGTCAATGCCAGCAACGCCAGGCTCAAGACGCCGGCCGCGCGCAGGGCATGTTTAAAGCTGCCTGATTTCATCAAATCCTCCCGCTATATGCGAAGTTTCAAGATTATCTGACATGATCATCGCTGGTGCTTCCGAGGCGCGCACGCCTGGAGGCGGCTGCGCCGGCCAGCGCCATGACGAAGCTCAAAACTGAAACGACAGCGAAAACCGATGCGGCTGATTCATGAAGGAACTGGTGTCCGTGAGATTGCCGAGATCGGCGTAGGCATAATCCACGCGCAGCAGATTCTTCTCCGCGCTGAACGGTACGTTGACGCCAAAGCCCAGCGTGAAGCCGTCGGTATCATAGTTGTAGTTGTAGCCGCCCCGCAGCGAGAAGCGCTCGCTGAAGGTCAGCTCCAGGCCGCCGTTCAGGCGTTCCTGGTTGTCCGCCGGATGCTCGAACTGGGCGGCGAGGTTGCCTTTGAGGCTTTCTCCCAAATCCACACCCACCATCGATTCCAGATCCGCCATCACGCCGGTCTTGAACGTGATCGGCAGGGGGGCGGAGTCGAAATCCTGGCGGCGCGGCTGGCCGCCGGTGGTGCTGGCGGTGCGATAGTCCAGGAAGCCGCCGTCAAAGTTGGTGTCGGCGCCGAAGTTTTGGATCACCATGCCCAGGCGCAGCGAACGGAAATCGGTTTGATACTGCAGGCCGGCATCGAAGCTCACGCCGCTGGAGACGAAGCTGGCGAGTTCCTCGCGGATGTAGCGCGCCTGCACGCCGAAGGTGAAGCGGTTGCTCACCTGGCGCGAGTAGGACAAGCCCACCGCGATGTCGGAAGCCGTGATCAACTCGCCGGTGCCCTCCGGCCGGGAGGGCGTGCGCACGAGCAAATCGTCCATATGCAACACACCGATATTCAACCCGAACGAGCCCAGGGTGGTGGAAATGGGCAGGACCAACGCAATATTGTCATAGTTGATGTCGGCCGGCATGTTGATGTGGGTGAGCATGACTTCCTTCTTGGTGGCCCAACCCAGGCCGGCGGGATTCCAGTAGACCGCCGAGGCATCAACCGCGCCCGCGACAAAGGCGTTGCCCATGCCGATGCCGCGCACGCCCACCGGGATCTTCAAAAACTGAAAGGAGGTGGTGCCCACCCGCTCGATTCCCAGCACGGTCATCGGCAGGATGAGCAACACGAGAATATGTACAAAGTGTTTTTTCATTTTCATTTCTCCGGAAGCAATCAGTGATCAGTGACCTGTGATCGGTGATCAATGCTCAGCGATCGGTGGCCAGTGAGCAGTAGGCTGATGCCGGATGACTGCTCACTGATTACTGACCACTGGTTATTTCACCACAATGAACTTGCCGATTTTCTCCTCACCATTGGCGGAGACACGGTACAAATAGATGCCCGCCGTCACTTCCTGGCTGAGGCGCGTGCGCAAATCCCAGATCGCCACGCCCGAGCCGCTGTGCCGGATTTCCTGCACGAGATCACCGGCAAGGGTGAAGATCTGAATCACGGCCTGCTCCGGCATGTTCACGAATTGAATCGCCTTGGGGAAGTTGCGGTCGCCGACCTCGTTGAACCGGCCGAACTGCTCGAACTCCGAGCTGCCGACGTAGGGGTTGGGCACCACATAAACCTGATCCAAAGTCGACTTTGCGCTGGAATTGGCTACCACAATTTTCTGACGGGCGAGGCCGCGCGAGCTTTCCAGCACGCCGACGCCACCGACGGTGCGGTCATACTCCGGATGGTTGATTTCGTCACCGTTGTCGCCATTGTCATAGGAGGTGACGACATACTTGATTTGCACCAGCGGCGGCACGCCCTGATCAACGTACTCATATCTGCCCTGGTCGTTCAACTGCGGCAGGCCGCGGTCAAAACCGATGCCGTTGACCACGTCGAAGTCGGCCACCAAGGTGAAACTGACACCATCCAAGCTGCGCCAAATGCGGTAGCCTTCGAAATCCGGTTTCTTGGCGATCGGGTCGATCGAGTTCTCCGCGCGCCGATCCCAGGTGATGCGTGCCGCGCGCTCCAACGGCTCGAGCGTGAAGTTGGGCGCGTCGGGCGCGGTCGGGCCGCGGAAGTCATTCTGGAACAGGGACAGCGCCTGGCGGGAGTTCTGCGCGATCAACTCGATGTTCTCCGCGCGGCTCAGGCCGGCGCGGCCACCGCTGATGATCGCCAGCGTCACCGGCAAGGTCTGGCCGGGTTGCAGGTCGCCGAGCGGGCCAAAGGAGAAGACGAAACGCCAGTCACCGTTCACGAACTGGTCAGGGTCGCGTACGCCGCTCGACATCTTGACGTACTTTTCGACGTTGTCATTGGGGTCGCCGCCGGTGAGACGGTTGAAGTTCAGGTAGGTCGAGCCGACGTCGGGCAACGGGGTTTTCAACACCCGCACCCCGAAGAACTGCGCTTCCAGACCGGCGCCGTCATCATCGCCGCCGATGGCGGTTTTCAACGAATCGATGTAAAACGTAATGTCATCCTCCGAGCCCGGACGGCCTTGCGCGTCGGTCCCCACGTCGAAATCGAAAAAGGTGCCGAGGTAGACGTCGCGCAACACCTCGGTGCCGATGTTGGTCACGAAGTATTCGATGATGAGAAAGTCATCGCGGAAAGTTTCCGACCATTGAAACGAGTGTTGCACCACGCGCACGTTCAGGGGCGTGAAGCCGTCGGCATCGGCGTTGCTCAAGCAGGAGGCGCAGGTGTCAACATAAGTGGTGTACCATTCCTGGCCGCCGCGGGCGATGGTGTCTTCATCTTCCTTGCCGTCGCCGTCATCATCCAGCGAGCCCGGCACTTTGTCGCCATCGAAATCAGGATCATCACTGTCAATCAGGCCGTCAAAATCATTGTCGAGAAAATCGGCGGAGACGTCACCCACCGGATCCTCGTCGATGTGCGGTTCCGGGTCATAGTTCAGAATGCCGTCGCCATTGGCATCGGCGTTGGGGCCGTCCCAGTCATTGCTGGGCGAGCCGTCACCGTTGAGGTCATCGGTGGCCGCGTTCCAGTCGCCGTCGTCGTCATTTTCTTTGGCGCCGTCATCAGTGGATTGATACAGCCAGGTGGACAAGGCGCCATATTCGCCGGTGCCGTTGTCACCATCGGTCACCGTGGATACAATGCGCTGGTTGTTCTTGATGGCGCCCACCCACAAGCCGCCGGAGAAAAGGAAGTTCGTGCCGGTGCCGCCGGGGTATTCCAGTTTGGGCGCAAGTTGCGAGGAGGCGGGGTGAAACGGTGTCGGCGGGCCGGCCGGCCGGTCATCGGGGTTGGCCAGTTCGCCGAAGTTGGCCATCATCAACCATTGCAGGCCTTTGTCGTGCACTGCGAAGCGGTTGGCAACGATGGCGTTCGGCTTCAGCAGGCCGAACACCTCCTGCGGTTGCATGATGCGCGCCTGGTTGTCGCGGGATTTTCTCTCTTTGCGCTCGCGGCCAAAGGCCTCGGTCGATCCGACCACCGCCAGCGCGAGCAGAGAGACCGCGATGATACCAAAAACTTTTTGCACTCTCATGAAGTCTCCTTCCGTCTGATATAACCTGCGCGCCCCGGCCGCCAAGCATACCGGGGCGCGTGGGAAATAGATCGTATTAGAACTCGGTGGTGAAACCGACGCGAATGATGCGGCCGTTCTGCCATGCCGCCGGATTCGGCGCCGCATTCGCAAACCCGCCATAGTTGCGCGTGCGCGACGTGCCGGCATTGGAGAAACCGATCAGGTCGCGGTAGGCATCCACGATGCCACCCTCATCCGGCCCAATCGGATTGAGACGGTTGAACAGGTTCTGCACTTCGAAGATGAGGCCGGCGCGCACACCGGAGGTCAAGTTGAAGAACCGGCGCATGCGCATATCGACGTTGAAGATTTCGGGATAGCGCTTGGAGTTGGTGAGCGGAACCAGATTGGAACCGGTCAGCGTCTGCGGCGTGTAGGGCATGCCCGTGCCGTATTGCGCCAGGAAATTCACGTTCCAGTTCTCCAGCAGCGGGAGGTTGCCCAGCTTCGGGCCTTCGCCCGCGCCGTAGTGGAAATCGAGGTTGAGCACCACGCGATGGCGCTGATCCCAATCCGCCGGGAATTCCACGCCGTCGATGATGTCGAGCGTGTCATAGGTGTCGCGTGGATCGGAGTGCGTCGCCTTCGCCACTTGAAAGGTGTAGGTGGCGTCGCCCGAGAAGAACCGGCCGGCGCGTTGCTGCAGCGACAGCTCCAGGCCCTTCACCGTGCCGTAGGTGTCGTTCTGATAGGTGAAAAAGGCGTTGCCGGCTACGTCGAACTCCTTCCGGATCTGCAGCAGGTTATCGATGTCTTTGAAGAAGCCGGTGACCGAGAACAGGGTGTTCAAGCCGAACTGTCGGCGAATGCCGAACTCATACTGAATCGTCTGCTCGGGCTTGAGGTTGGGATTGCCGACGATGGAGTTCGGGCTGTCGATGCGCTGGTTGACCTGGTTGAACACGTTGGTCAACTGCGGCCGCTGGAAGAAATGGCCATAGCTGAAGTAGAACATGTCGCGGTCAGTCACCGGGAAGGAGAAGCCGACACGCGGCAGCACGCTCCACTTGGTGGTCGGCGTATCGAAACGCGGCACGCCCACCGAAGTATCCTGCTCCGCCACTTGCTCGCCCTGGTCAAAGCGCTCGAAGCGCATGCCCAGGTTCACGATGGCCGAGCTGAACTCCATCTTGTCTTGAATGTAGCCCGCCTGCCAATTGGGGAAGACGGAGTAGGCATTGCCGAACAGGCCGCGGCCGTCATAGGGTCCGAGCAACTGCCGGCTCCGGTTCTTCAGCTCGAAATAGTTGGCCTCGAAGCCGGTCTTGATCTGGTGATTCTTGGTGACCTGACTGGTGAGATCGAACTTCAAGGAGTAGGTGGTCGAGGAACGTTTGTTGAAGCCGGAGCGATCATTCGCCCAATAACCGCCGTTGATATTCTGGCCGCGGAAGGGATGAGTGGCGCCTTCCAGGAACCAGGTTTGATTGGCATTGCGGCGGTCGGGGTCGTTGTTCAAATCATAGAGGCCGTCGCCGTCGTAGTCCTGGAACGGTTCGCCGGCGTCATAGTTGCCGTTGCTGTTCAAGTCGGTGAAGCGTTCCGCCGGGGTGCCGAAGCCGCGATAAGGTTCCATGAACTCCGGCACGCGAGCCTGGCCATAGAGCGCCACGATGCGATCATATTCCGCCACCCAGGCATCCAACTCTTCGAAGCTGGAACGCGAGCGGCCGTCCTGCCCGAGTTTCGGCAGTGAGCCGGAGAAGGTGTAGAAGCGGCCGACTTTCACTTCGTAGAAGGTCCTGGGATTGAGCGTGTGTGTCCAGTTCATGCTGAACTGGTTGGCGCGGAACTCGTTGCGCCAGTTGTGGTCGTAGCCCTTCCAATCATAGGGCTGCAGGTCTTCGTCGACGCGGCCGTCACCATCGTCATCGATGTCATTGAGCGCTTCTTCGTCGGTGCGGCCGTCGTTATCGTTGTCAATGCCCCAGGCAAAGTCACCCAGGTAATAGTTGGGGGCAAGATTGGTGTCCTCGTCGATGCGGCCGTCGCCATCGTTGTCGAGGCCGTCGAGCAGTTCTTCATCGCGAGTGCCGTCGTTGTCCTGGTCCACCAAGTCGCTGATGCCTAGGCGATGGCTTTCCGCCACGACGTCACGCACGTCGCGGCCAAAGCGGAAGGTCCACGGATGGGTTTTGTCGGAGTTGCCGCGGAAGCCGAAGGTCAACTTCTTGTTGGGCGCCATTTGCCAGAGCAGCTTGGATTCCCAGTTGTTGCGCACGGATTCCCGGTTGCCGCCCACGCCAAAGAGGCTGCCAAACAAGGTTTCATTGCGCAGCGCGTCCGAGGTGTTGAGCTTGGGGGATTCCTTGATGGCCGAATTGGCATTGAGGCGTGAAATGGCCTCGGGATGGTAATTGGCACGATCATCCATGCGGGTTTCGCCCTGCAGGAACAGCGTCATGTAGCCGGGGATCTTGAGGCCGAGTTGCGGCAGCAGGTTGGTGGTGATGGGTTCCGGACCGCCGATGCTGGCTTCCAGCCAGTCGAAGTTCTGCCCGCTTTCGCCAATGCCACTGTCGCCGATGCGGTCGGTCTGCATGAAAACGTGGCCGGAATATTCGCGTTTCGCCTCTTGCGTGTTGAGCAGGATGATGCCCGACTGCGCATTGCCGTATTCCGCATTGAAACCGCCGGAGATGATCTGCAGCTCGCTCAACGCGGAGCGGCCGACGGTCAAGCCGATGGTGCGGGTTTGCGGATCTTCGATGCTCACGCCGTCGACCAGGTAGGCGGCTTCACCGGCGCGGCCGCCGCGAATGTGCAGGTTGTTGCCCTGGCCCTGCGTGCCGGCGCTCAGCGCCACCGCATCATTCACGGTGGTGATCGGCAGCGACTGAATTTGATCGCTGGTGGAAACCTTGGAAGAGGCCGTGACGTCCTTTTGGATCAAAGGCCGTTCGGCGATGACTTCGACGACGTCGCCCAGTTGCAAGGTTTCGGAGGACAGCGCGAAATCCTTGGTGGTCGTCAAGTCCACCGAGACCCGCACCCCTTTATCCACAACCGCGGTGTAACCAATGATCGAAGCTCTGACATCATAAACGCCCGGCGGAACATTCAGAATGAAATACTCGCCGTTGATGTCAGTGGCCGCACCCAGGGTGGTGCCGACCAGGATCACGGTCGCCGAGGGCAACGGGAAACCCGTCTCTCGGTCGATTACCTTGCCAGCAATTTTTCCAGTAGTGCCGGCAAATACTGCGGCGGCGCCCACCAGAAGCATAGTCAAAATGACCATGACACTACGTAAACGCGCATGTTTCATAGGAAACTCCTCCGCAACGTTATTTTGGACCTACGAAATTTGGATTCGCCAAAGGGGAGATAAACTCACAGAATAAAATCACTTCACAACTCGCAGAGTCCCTCCAAGTGCAAAGACTGTACCATATACGGCCCCGTGTCTCACATGAACCTATCGCTGTCCTGGCGCGCAGGCATGCGGCCTTCTTCAGCCATAAGTCTTTGAATTTCGACCCGGGTTGACGCGAGATCCAGCAGCAGATTTCTTCATCAATTTTCCCGCTTCAGCGGCGGTGCAAATCTTTACCAGATTTGGGAAGGATTTTGCATAATTCAGAATTTCCTCCCGGACGGGAGTGGCGGCGGGAATCACGCGGACAAATCGATCTCTTCCACCAGGCAGGTGGGCGTACCGGAGATGAATACCATTCAGGCGTTCGCCATTCTCCTCCCGCGCGGACAAGCCAGCGGAGCAAGAGTGAACGCCGTTCAGCGCGTGTCGATGATGGTTTTCCAATCGGGCCGGGTTAATTCCCGCTCGTCGCTCGAATAAATCAGTTCATATTTGCCATAGCCATCGAGATCCGCGAAGATGAATTGCTTCCGGCCTTCTTGAAAATAGGTCCATACTTCATAAGGCTGGGCGTGCGTGCGCGCCGGAAAGCGTTCGACTTCATTGGGAATGCCGAATTTGATCGCCACCCGGCCGCGATCGGTTTGCCAGCCGGCGCTGAATCCCGCGGTGAATTGCTCATTGGCATATTGCACGCGCCGAAAATACTCCTCGCGAAATTCATTGACCGGTGTTGCCGGCACGGGATCGAAGCGCCGCCAAATCTGGCTGACGTAAGCGCGCTGTGCGGCCGGCGCCAACGACTTCAGCATCAGCTTGTCATGGTCGTTGAGCA includes:
- a CDS encoding T9SS type A sorting domain-containing protein, giving the protein MRKLFTAMLCLCFAAAAFAGTGAKQELHKIDKAKRQQMIRGDEPIPAVQTGRVLHKTNAIGPGAFLMETTYDYGSNGGVLNNLVDYGDGTLAVGRMGATDAAATDRGTYFSYFDGTTWSPMTKVEQVRRGWSSIAALADGRSVTLSHVANEVNIDALKGLGIWTSSITGNIGAAADQWPRLTVDGKDNIIVCSTTNATINGVALVKSIAVSRDEGATWSFQYLWPDTSTRKPGFSADDQDMASQGDNVAVVVAETGADIHLWTSSDNATTWAYQNLTNNPTTLPPGTSADLPAGSCDVIYDNNGNLHIFWESFTGLPDSAGTAIDLYESGTAGIYHWSAATGIAEVVDFNDIPGSDQEIGLFSGNLGAFDQHNVDGNVVCQPSAGLDAENNLYLLFATFRPNDFDPDSAHYTDVYAIGSANGGASWGPVTNLTDTPQSEDLWAYLAPNVGDSLRFVYSSDGSTGNSVQGGGTGSSNHLYYAVAKSKVVLTGVSDRPVSSVPASFALHQNFPNPFNPATNLTFEVSKPAEVNLSVYDVNGKLVATLVNGVVQAGKHNVTWNPAKNVSSGVYFAKLKSAGFSQVTKMTLMK
- a CDS encoding PorV/PorQ family protein → MKKHFVHILVLLILPMTVLGIERVGTTSFQFLKIPVGVRGIGMGNAFVAGAVDASAVYWNPAGLGWATKKEVMLTHINMPADINYDNIALVLPISTTLGSFGLNIGVLHMDDLLVRTPSRPEGTGELITASDIAVGLSYSRQVSNRFTFGVQARYIREELASFVSSGVSFDAGLQYQTDFRSLRLGMVIQNFGADTNFDGGFLDYRTASTTGGQPRRQDFDSAPLPITFKTGVMADLESMVGVDLGESLKGNLAAQFEHPADNQERLNGGLELTFSERFSLRGGYNYNYDTDGFTLGFGVNVPFSAEKNLLRVDYAYADLGNLTDTSSFMNQPHRFSLSFQF
- a CDS encoding TonB-dependent receptor, which encodes MKHARLRSVMVILTMLLVGAAAVFAGTTGKIAGKVIDRETGFPLPSATVILVGTTLGAATDINGEYFILNVPPGVYDVRASIIGYTAVVDKGVRVSVDLTTTKDFALSSETLQLGDVVEVIAERPLIQKDVTASSKVSTSDQIQSLPITTVNDAVALSAGTQGQGNNLHIRGGRAGEAAYLVDGVSIEDPQTRTIGLTVGRSALSELQIISGGFNAEYGNAQSGIILLNTQEAKREYSGHVFMQTDRIGDSGIGESGQNFDWLEASIGGPEPITTNLLPQLGLKIPGYMTLFLQGETRMDDRANYHPEAISRLNANSAIKESPKLNTSDALRNETLFGSLFGVGGNRESVRNNWESKLLWQMAPNKKLTFGFRGNSDKTHPWTFRFGRDVRDVVAESHRLGISDLVDQDNDGTRDEELLDGLDNDGDGRIDEDTNLAPNYYLGDFAWGIDNDNDGRTDEEALNDIDDDGDGRVDEDLQPYDWKGYDHNWRNEFRANQFSMNWTHTLNPRTFYEVKVGRFYTFSGSLPKLGQDGRSRSSFEELDAWVAEYDRIVALYGQARVPEFMEPYRGFGTPAERFTDLNSNGNYDAGEPFQDYDGDGLYDLNNDPDRRNANQTWFLEGATHPFRGQNINGGYWANDRSGFNKRSSTTYSLKFDLTSQVTKNHQIKTGFEANYFELKNRSRQLLGPYDGRGLFGNAYSVFPNWQAGYIQDKMEFSSAIVNLGMRFERFDQGEQVAEQDTSVGVPRFDTPTTKWSVLPRVGFSFPVTDRDMFYFSYGHFFQRPQLTNVFNQVNQRIDSPNSIVGNPNLKPEQTIQYEFGIRRQFGLNTLFSVTGFFKDIDNLLQIRKEFDVAGNAFFTYQNDTYGTVKGLELSLQQRAGRFFSGDATYTFQVAKATHSDPRDTYDTLDIIDGVEFPADWDQRHRVVLNLDFHYGAGEGPKLGNLPLLENWNVNFLAQYGTGMPYTPQTLTGSNLVPLTNSKRYPEIFNVDMRMRRFFNLTSGVRAGLIFEVQNLFNRLNPIGPDEGGIVDAYRDLIGFSNAGTSRTRNYGGFANAAPNPAAWQNGRIIRVGFTTEF